A segment of the Zingiber officinale cultivar Zhangliang chromosome 8B, Zo_v1.1, whole genome shotgun sequence genome:
taattatataataaaatttaaaaaaaataaaaactctcttCCAGGGTGATGTAAATAGTGAAATACCAAAGATATACCCTAAGATCTTATATGTTAATATCTCATATGTAGAGGGGACTGCAGATTAAGCAAACGAGGtcgaattttttcaaaattagacAACACATAAAATCGttgtttaagtttgattttatttatttaagttagcGTGGTTCCATCTTTCAACATATGAAAAAGAAATCGAAAATGATCGGAGCACTCGGTGCTATCCCCATTAAATTACTAACATTATTTAAAAGATATTGGTAGATTTCGAGGTTCTCGTCCACGTACGCTAACCAGTGACGCCGCGCCACGTATCCCTTTCTCTTTCACCCACACACGCCATCGATCTTCTCCCATTCATTGGTGGACCACCTCTGGTCCCACATTCCTATCCTCTCACATCCAATCAGGTTCGTGGCTGgtgagaagaagaggagctcccACTCCGCGTGCTCCCTCCGAGCTCGCATAGCGCAAAGCGCGCTGCCACTGCCTGCTCGACGCGTGTCCCGCCCTCCGTTTTGCGACACAACCCCGCCAACCCACGCGCAGCGCATTGTCGCCACGTAACTGTACAATTACTTTACTACCTCTATCGAATCTTCTTCATCTAGCCCTACGAATTTCAATCCAACGGTTAGATTCAATGTCATCTTTGTCAATATAAACGTCCAATAAGGGTATAATAGTCAGAGTAGGAGAGAGAAAGTTGAACCTTATCCACAGCGAACTACCTCTCTCTATAAATGAATCCCTTTCCCTTGTTGAAATCATTATCAACAgccggagaagagaaaggatctaACTTTCTCTTGTTTTTTTCTCTTTATCACCCTCTTTAAACTTCCTTTTTTGATATAGCGCCTTCAAGCCTCGCGTAGTAGCTGAAACCGAGGGCTTATTTGTGAAATTAATTTGTAAGGGAGGTGTTTATCGAAATAATAGCAGAGGCGGAACACGCCGATGATGGCCGGGCGGAAGCAGCACAGGGCGCACCGCCTGTTCGCGGCGCCGGCCTCCATCTCCGACGGGGGATACGACATCGAAGAGTTCGAGGAGTCCGACGTCTGGGGGTGCGCCGTCGAGCCGCGCCGCGTCGCCGAGCTTCCCAATCCGCGGGGCCAGGCGGGAGACGGCAAGCGTGGGGATCGCCCTGGCGGAGGAAGGAGGGCGTCTTCTTCGTTGCCGGTGAACATACCGGACTGGTCGAAGATACTCGGGAGCCACTACGCCGGCGGAAACAGCGGCAGGAACAGGGGATGGTGGGAGGAAGAAGGGGGCGGCGGCGGTTCGCCGGGGCCGGTGATCCCCCCGCACGAGCTGGCGTGCCAAAGCCAGACATCGCCGTTTTCGGTGCACGAGGGGGTCGGGCGAACCCTCAAAGGCCGCGAACTCAGCCGCGTCCGCAACGCCATTTGGGAgaagatcggcttccaggactGACAACGCCATTCTCGCCACCACTTCCCCTGCCGGGAAAAATGCAAGAAAATcgaataaaaatcacatttttaGCTGCATTTGGAGAAACTACAACTGCGAGGGAATTTTTTGTTGTCACTCAAAATCCCTTTTTTTTCctacatatatatatttatatatatatattgttg
Coding sequences within it:
- the LOC122017975 gene encoding uncharacterized protein LOC122017975 encodes the protein MMAGRKQHRAHRLFAAPASISDGGYDIEEFEESDVWGCAVEPRRVAELPNPRGQAGDGKRGDRPGGGRRASSSLPVNIPDWSKILGSHYAGGNSGRNRGWWEEEGGGGGSPGPVIPPHELACQSQTSPFSVHEGVGRTLKGRELSRVRNAIWEKIGFQD